GTGTGTGATCTTTTCACAGCAAACTGTAATAAAGAGTTTTAACAGCTCAGAGTTCCATGGCAGTGGATACAACAGGTATGTTTTTAACCTTCCCCTGTAAACCTGAATGAGACAGGATTTTATGGCAGCATTTTAGTTTGTAGTTAGCAAAAGATCCTGTGACCTGGTTTTCTAAATTCTCTTCCTTGAGACATCAAATGTCCTgcgttgcagtgtgtgtgtgtgctgtaatcTAATCAATCTGACCAGTCATTCCTTTGGTGATGGGCTTTAATTTAATTAGCTGTCTCTTGACCACAAAACAGTGGACTCAGTGGTATTTGTATAAGCAGGCAAAGATACTACTGAACAAGGAATATGAATACACCTTATTAAAGAGATGGCATATCTTAAGACCGGGCAATAcatctatattttataattattgtaataaaaatGTTGTAGTGTGAATATCTTTCTCTTAAAAATACAGATGATCTTAAAGCACACGAGGAAGTGCATAATTAGTCATGTTTCATTATATTTACTTAAGcacactttcttttatttttctttatataaattCTATTGattaacaataaaatatgtaattatttttgtatctatttGTTTCTTAGAAACACATTCTTACCTGTGCCTTTACAACAGGTGATATGTAAACAATCCTGTTCTAATTGGTTGCTCTCTCTTGACAGCATGGCTATTATCTATGGAGTCTTCTCAGCTTCAAACCTCATTGCTCCTTCAGTGGTGGCGGTCATTGGACCTCAGTTGTCGCTGTTCTTCAGTGGACTGGTTTACAGGTAAAGTCAGAAAGAATGTTTTGTTACATGTGTTCTGGGAGAATTTAGCATGTCTTGTACTCCGATGTCTTTACAAATTCTTTATTATCTGGATTAAGCGTGTTAGCCAATCAGGGTGCAGGTTATTAGTGATAGAGCACCCAGTCTTgataaaaattttattttattgatcctTCTTCTCTTGTTTATAGTGGATACATTGCCATGTTTATCCACCCTTTTACCTGGAGTTTCTACACTGTCTCTGTCTTGGTTGGGATTGCAGCTGCAGGTAAAGTGAgactgctttcttttttttaaactcccAAATTCCTTATGATCCCCTCACCTTTATTTCAGCTTCTTTATCTGAGTGACATTTTTTGCAGTATTGTGGACTGCACAGGGGAACCTCCTCACCATCAACTCCACAGACTCCACCATTGGTCGAAACAGTGGTATATTCTGGGCTCTGCTGCAGTTTAGGTGCAGtatctgctttatttttttgtttgtttattgggAAGTGGAAATAAGTGTCTATTTAGCTCCGACTACCTAACTTTAATTGTCTTTGGTGTTAGGGCTGCACATAATATCGTTTTAGCATTGTCATCTCTATTAAAGTGAATATTGCACATATCACAGGACATGCAATTTCAAACTGTTCATAACAGCATCAACCAGATTACAGATGGTAACATTTTATGTTACTCCAATCATTCATAAACAGATTTCATTATTCATAACATGGCATGTTGACTCATTGACGTCCAGCAAACTcaaatctttttaatgtgacccatatctgacatttgtctgaACTGTGTAACTGATATGCATGCACAAAACAACATTGCTTCactttaagttttattttaatccttGTCAGAAACTCAAGAGCTATGATTGAGTTCAGGCTGACGGCTGGGCTTATCACTGAAAATGAATTTGAGCTTGCTGTAAAAAGAGCTCGTTTTTCAGCCACGGACAGCCAGCCCTTTTTATAAACATTGCTTTGTTTTTGATACTTCAGCCACGTCCTGTGCCCATGTTCAGCcatttcattaaaaacactgagCAGCTCTGACACAAGACTTGCTAATATTATTGATACAGAGAAATTAGTCCAaccttattatttaaaaaaaacatattcattgTTGTACATTTTTCCACCCAATCGCATATATTTTACCATCTACTCACAGCCTTTTTCTTGACATAAAAGCCAAACAAATTTCAATCTTGCTATCTGGAATTAAATTAATCGACACATTGAAATGCTTACACAGCCACACAAATGACACCCCTTTGAGACATATGACATAAAAAAATGGATTTTGGCCACCTTCCTGCTGTGTAAACGTAGtggatacttttgtccatataatgtattaTGTTGACTGGAGAAGTATGCACTACAGGattcatctgaaaaaaaaatcactgacctGCATACAGTACAGCAGATCACTCTGTTAACTAAAGTCATTTCAGGTTATAAGcatgttttcttttaattttttttctagctTATTCTTTGGGAATCTTTACATATATGTGCAGTGGCACGACAAAGCTCACATATCAGGTAAGATTATGCagctttttttattgcattactgCATACCTGCAGGGGTGCCagatttaatttgtaatttgtattgCACATAAGATGGCATGTCTAAAGTTTTGCAAGTATTGATTTTTACAAGaacaatataagtaaaaaaaaactttctacatTTCATATAATTTGGGCTAGTTTCAGCTACTGCAATGTTTTTTTGGCTGGATCTGGCAACCCTACATACATCTGCAGTATTTTTGTCTCAGATGGTTTGGCGTAAAAATAATAAGTGTGCTTCACTGTGTCACTTCCCTGTGTGTCAGACAAGGACCGTCAGACGGTGTTCATCTCTCTGACTGTCATAAGTCTAGTCGGGaacttcctcttcttcctcattCAGAGAATCGAGCCAGAAGCTCCGCCCTCCGAGGCGTCCGAGTCACTGCTGCCTGGCGACAACAGTGAGAGCAGTTCAGTGGTGGTGTAAGTATGGAAATTAAATGTGCATTCAGGGTTTGATAAAACCGTACATATAAATTATATGTATAACGTGTACGTTTTATTTTGATCACAGATCACAGAGTCTTTCTACTCAGGCTTTAAACGCATTCagtaagtttcagttctgtgctTCAGTATTGTAAAACGTTTAGTTATTACTGACATTTTTTTAACacttattaaatattttctattaacagaGAAGGCCATACAGCTCGCCATGACCAAAGAAATGCTTCTTCTGAGTGTATCCATTGCATACACAGGTAATTCCAGTTCCTGAATTGGGACATATGAAGGAATGTTCCTTTGTTAATTATTACATAAATGATATCTAAAATTACCAGTTAAAATGGACAGTAGGTATAATTTACTATTTTGTCAGGATCAGAaaaattattacttaataaaaataattctaaagccccaacaactaaataaaatattactGATTAATTTTAGTAGTTGGTGTATCAATTTCTTAAATTACACAGACATTCATTCGGTTCAGAAGacatgtttttagctttttcaaCGATATTTGCAAAAAGACAAGGGGGACCCTTCCTCCTCTTGTAAAAACCACTTATTATTGATAGAATTAAAATGATTGAAACATTGATAAAGGGTAAAGTCACACAAACAATACATAATTCTGATGTTGTGTTTAGGAAGGAATAATAGGGTACTCGAGGAATAATGAGTGTTAAAGAGTTATTAAAGTAATAATGTACTATCAGTACTGTGCTTAGATTAAAAGTGTTAATACACAGGGGTGTTTCACCATTCAGTAGTGAAAATTGCACAGCTAGTGGCTATGTGGTGGCATGTGGGTATAAGTTCTCTTAAGAATTGCTTTTTGAAACTAAACTGTCAAGTGAACATAGCGTATAGCAGACAATTCATTACTTGTGTGTTCTGTCCTATAGGACTGGAGCTGACCTTTTACAGTGGTGTGTATGGAACCTGTATAGGAGCCATGAATCAGTTTGGCGAGCATGCCAAGGGTCTCATTGGCCTATCTGGAATCTTCATCGGAATTGGGGAAATACTTGGTAAGTCAGACGTGTCAACAGGGGCAAAGGTTTTCTTGCTTCAAATCCCAGTATGCAATTGGGGTTAGGTGCCTTACTCAAGGGCACCACAGTGGTGAAAGAAGATCC
The sequence above is drawn from the Astyanax mexicanus isolate ESR-SI-001 chromosome 19, AstMex3_surface, whole genome shotgun sequence genome and encodes:
- the mfsd11 gene encoding UNC93-like protein MFSD11, whose translation is MLQGRKTLINIFILGIGFMLMFTAFQTCGNIEQTVIKSFNSSEFHGSGYNSMAIIYGVFSASNLIAPSVVAVIGPQLSLFFSGLVYSGYIAMFIHPFTWSFYTVSVLVGIAAAVLWTAQGNLLTINSTDSTIGRNSGIFWALLQFSLFFGNLYIYVQWHDKAHISDKDRQTVFISLTVISLVGNFLFFLIQRIEPEAPPSEASESLLPGDNSESSSVVVSQSLSTQALNAFKKAIQLAMTKEMLLLSVSIAYTGLELTFYSGVYGTCIGAMNQFGEHAKGLIGLSGIFIGIGEILGGSLFGILNQWNRWGRNPVVFLGLATHFLAFYLIFLNIASDAPLAPEEGTDLRSFIPPNVNVALLCSFLLGLGDSCFNTQLLSIIGFMYRDDSAPAFAVFKFVQSITAAVAFFYSNYLLLHWQLLIMVLVGFVGTLSFFVAEWLVVSHQRNSDYDSI